The following proteins are co-located in the Plasmodium brasilianum strain Bolivian I chromosome 11, whole genome shotgun sequence genome:
- a CDS encoding malate:quinone oxidoreductase, giving the protein MIRLRNILSRYKTKGHFTEGPAYDYGNSENLILGKRKFSSSSLKAANEKKEEKKMEINIMKEQELHNDVYDTVVIGGGVTGTALLFLLSKFTNLKKLALIERRDDYALVASHGKNNSQTIHCGDIETNYTFEKAKYIKRYADLLRNYLSNLPKEKRQDISRVTQKMVLGVGEKECQFLEDRYPIFKKLFKTMKLYNKEDIREVEPKVALKDDYTLRNEMLYALYMPPELTTCDYQKLSRSFVESALCSSGSGSASINFNYNSSDNSGRGSNSGGSSHSSSSKSGHSNNKNISINLSTEVLNIEEINDSLYKIYTSKGVIKARFVVVCACGHSLLIAQKMNYGTEYSCMPVAGSFYFTDNILNGKVYTIQNPALPFAAVHGDPDIIENGKTRFGPTALPLPLLERDNKKTIIDFLKVWNPDINLFHVYFNLFKDMTMLKYICRNFLFEIPILNKYIFLKDVRKIIPSLTINDLTYCVGYGGVRPQLINKKSRKLILGEGKIDPGKNIIFNITPSPGATTCLGNGEFDMNTICERLNATVNKDQVNKFLYQGEYPVDYL; this is encoded by the coding sequence ATGATAAGACTTAGAAATATTTTGAGCAGGTATAAAACGAAGGGGCACTTCACAGAGGGGCCTGCATATGACTATGGAAATAgtgaaaatttaatattaggaaaaagaaaatttagtTCTTCTTCATTAAAAGCAGCAAATGAGaagaaggaagaaaaaaaaatggaaataaatattatgaaagaGCAAGAATTACATAATGATGTATATGACACAGTGGTTATAGGTGGAGGTGTAACTGGTACAGCATTACTATTCTTACTAtcaaaatttacaaatttaaaaaaattagcttTAATAGAAAGAAGAGATGATTATGCGTTAGTAGCATCCCATGGAAAGAATAACAGTCAGACAATACACTGTGGTGATATTGAAACAAATTATACATttgaaaaagcaaaatatataaaaagatatgCTGACTTGttaagaaattatttatccAATTTACCAAAAGAAAAGAGACAAGATATATCTAGAGTAACTCAAAAAATGGTATTAGGGGTAGGGGAAAAAGAATGTCAATTTTTAGAGGACAGGTATCCTATATTTAAGAAGTTATTTAAAActatgaaattatataacaagGAAGATATAAGAGAAGTGGAGCCAAAGGTAGCATTAAAGGATGATTACACACTCAGAAATGAAATGCTATATGCTTTATACATGCCACCAGAGTTGACTACGTGCGACTATCAGAAGTTATCGCGAAGTTTTGTCGAATCGGCTTTATGTTCTAGCGGCAGCGGCAGTGCTAGCATTAATTTTAACTACAACAGTAGTGATAATAGTGGTAGAGGTAGTAATAGTGGCGGCAGCAGTCATAGTAGCAGCAGCAAAAGTGGGCatagtaacaataaaaacATCTCCATCAACCTGTCGACGGAAGTGCTGAACATAGAGGAGATAAACGACAGtctgtataaaatatatacaagtaaAGGAGTTATAAAAGCACGGTTCGTTGTAGTATGTGCTTGTGGTCATTCTCTACTTATAgcacaaaaaatgaattatggAACGGAATATAGTTGTATGCCAGTAGCAGGCAGTTTTTATTTCActgataatatattaaatggaAAAGTATATACAATCCAAAATCCAGCATTGCCATTTGCAGCAGTACATGGCGATCCGGATATTATTGAGAATGGAAAAACAAGATTTGGTCCAACTGCTTTACCTTTACCCTTACTTGAaagagataataaaaaaacaataatagattttttaaaagtatggAATCcagatataaatttatttcatgtctattttaatttgtttaaagATATGACTATGTTAAAGTATATTTGTCGAAATTTCTTGTTTGAAATACcgatattaaataaatatatatttctaaaagATGTAAGGAAAATTATACCATCTTTAACAATTAATGATTTGACATACTGTGTTGGTTATGGAGGGGTTAGACCTCAacttataaacaaaaaaagtagaaaGCTAATATTAGGAGAAGGTAAAATTGATCCGGgtaaaaatatcatatttaatattactcCTTCCCCTGGTGCTACAACCTGCTTAGGTAATGGTGAGTTTGACATGAACACTATTTGTGAAAGGTTAAATGCGACTGTAAACAAGGACCAAGTGAACAAGTTCCTCTATCAGGGTGAGTACCCCGTTGATTATCTCTGA